In the genome of Actinobacillus genomosp. 1, the window AACGTAGCCATAGCTTAAAACATTTAATTATTGCAATGGTTACATTTATCTCGCCAAAATTGGCAATTAATATGAAAAGGTTTATTTAATGAAATTCTCTGTTTTAATGTCTTTGTATATCAAAGAAAACCCGCAGTTTTTAAGAGAATGTTTTGAAAGCTTAAAAGCACAAACTCGACAGGCCGATGAAATCGTAGTGTTATTTGACGGTAAAGTGACCGCGGAACTGGATGCAATTGTAGTGGAATACGAGCAACAACTTCCGATTAAAGCGGTTCGTTTTGAGCAAAATCGTGGTTTAGGCAAAACGCTGAATGACGGCTTAAATTATTGTTCGCACGAATGGGTGTTTCGTATGGATACCGATGATATTTGTTTGCCGGAACGTTTTGAAAAACAAGTGGCATTTATCGAGCAAAATCCGGATACGATAATCTTTGGTGGACAAATTACCGAATTCGGAGAGAATATTCAAGATATTGTTGCTTACCGAAATGTGCCGACTAAAGCGGAAGATATTGTAAAATTTACCCGCTTGCGTTGCCCGTTTAATCATATGACGGTTGCTTATAAAAAATCAGCGGTACAGGCGTGCGGCGGCTATCAAGATTTACAAGAAGACTATAATCTTTGGGTAAAAATGGTGGCAAACGGCAATCATGTGGCGAACTTAGCCGATTTATTGGTATATGCCCGAGTTGGAAACGGTATGGTAAGTCGCCGACACGGTTGGAATTATTTCAAAAGCGAATGGCGTTTAATGAAGCTTAAAAATGAATGTAACATTCATGATCCTTTAACCGGATTCGTTATTTTCTTAATGCGAGGTTTACCGAGAATTTTACCGCTTGCGGCTCTCAAAGCGATTTACGGTTTAATGCGGAAATAGTAAAAAGGCGTATCCAATGATACGCCTTAATTTTTTATTGATTACGTAGAATCTCGTTCATTAATTGCAAATCAATATGGCAATAGCCGTTCGGATT includes:
- a CDS encoding glycosyltransferase family 2 protein, encoding MKFSVLMSLYIKENPQFLRECFESLKAQTRQADEIVVLFDGKVTAELDAIVVEYEQQLPIKAVRFEQNRGLGKTLNDGLNYCSHEWVFRMDTDDICLPERFEKQVAFIEQNPDTIIFGGQITEFGENIQDIVAYRNVPTKAEDIVKFTRLRCPFNHMTVAYKKSAVQACGGYQDLQEDYNLWVKMVANGNHVANLADLLVYARVGNGMVSRRHGWNYFKSEWRLMKLKNECNIHDPLTGFVIFLMRGLPRILPLAALKAIYGLMRK